In Deinococcus sp. HSC-46F16, the following are encoded in one genomic region:
- a CDS encoding phosphatidate cytidylyltransferase, protein MESLSTRVLTSVVGFAVVSVVVWIGWVALLPALVVLSVMGLFEYIRMLDRNDIDVRRVSLGVFGAAIIVASLPMLPAPPWEGGSWREVVLTVALGYLLVMEVMRPGERPLERVVYSLFGLLYIPWLLGYFLLLRYTPDGEAGLLYFALPLLATFAADIGGYFGGHFFGRRKLAPEVSPGKTVEGAIGGLAFSFVIVLAMTQLTQIGSPLDALLLSILVASASQLGDLSESLIKRALKTKDSGSSLPGHGGFLDRLDSLLFAVPATYLFLNISLFPR, encoded by the coding sequence GTGGAATCGCTGAGCACCCGCGTCCTCACCTCGGTGGTGGGGTTCGCGGTGGTCAGTGTGGTCGTCTGGATCGGGTGGGTGGCGCTGCTACCCGCCCTCGTCGTGCTGTCGGTGATGGGCCTGTTCGAATACATCCGGATGCTCGACCGCAACGACATCGACGTGCGCCGGGTCTCCCTGGGGGTCTTCGGGGCAGCGATCATCGTGGCGAGCCTGCCGATGCTTCCGGCGCCCCCGTGGGAGGGCGGCTCCTGGCGCGAGGTCGTGCTGACAGTAGCGCTGGGGTACCTCCTCGTCATGGAGGTGATGCGCCCGGGCGAGCGCCCGCTGGAGCGGGTGGTGTACTCGCTGTTCGGGCTGCTGTATATCCCCTGGCTGCTGGGCTATTTCCTGCTGCTGCGCTACACGCCGGACGGCGAGGCGGGCCTGCTGTACTTCGCGCTGCCGCTGCTGGCGACCTTCGCGGCGGATATCGGAGGCTACTTCGGCGGGCACTTTTTCGGGCGACGCAAGCTGGCCCCGGAGGTCAGCCCTGGCAAGACGGTGGAAGGGGCCATCGGCGGGCTGGCCTTCAGCTTCGTGATCGTGCTGGCGATGACCCAGCTCACCCAGATCGGCTCGCCCCTCGACGCCCTGCTGCTCTCCATTCTGGTGGCGAGCGCCTCGCAGCTCGGGGACCTGTCGGAGAGCCTGATCAAGCGGGCGCTGAAGACCAAGGATTCGGGGAGCAGCCTGCCGGGCCACGGCGGCTTTCTCGACCGCCTCGACTCG
- the tsf gene encoding translation elongation factor Ts has protein sequence MMESIKKLRELTGAGMMDVKKALADAGNDEDKAVALLRERGIVKAAKKADREAKEGLVKFVVDGNRAAIVEVNSETDFVARNSDFQALVEGLAQAALKAGTNDVEEFKNFTLESGDTVANTVAAAAGKIGENLVLNRVAYVEGDTVAGYVHSNGKIGVLVDLAGGDTQKAKDVALHVAAERPQYLTRDEVNADDIEKEREILTNKALNEGKPQQIVDKIVSGQIGKFYEEKVLPEQKFVKDQSLTVSKYLDGAQIKRFVRFEIGA, from the coding sequence ATGATGGAATCGATCAAGAAGCTGCGCGAACTGACCGGCGCGGGCATGATGGACGTGAAAAAGGCCCTGGCCGACGCGGGCAACGACGAGGACAAGGCCGTCGCCCTGCTGCGCGAGCGCGGCATCGTGAAGGCCGCCAAGAAGGCCGACCGTGAAGCCAAGGAAGGCCTGGTGAAGTTCGTCGTGGACGGCAACCGCGCCGCCATCGTCGAGGTGAACTCGGAGACGGACTTTGTGGCCCGCAACTCGGACTTCCAGGCGCTGGTCGAGGGGCTTGCGCAGGCCGCCCTGAAAGCCGGGACCAACGACGTGGAGGAGTTCAAGAACTTCACCCTGGAGAGCGGCGACACCGTGGCGAACACCGTCGCGGCGGCGGCGGGCAAGATCGGGGAGAACCTGGTGCTCAACCGCGTGGCCTACGTCGAGGGCGATACGGTCGCCGGGTACGTTCACTCCAACGGCAAGATCGGCGTGCTCGTCGACCTCGCGGGCGGCGACACCCAGAAGGCCAAGGACGTGGCGCTGCACGTGGCCGCCGAGCGCCCCCAGTACCTCACCCGTGACGAGGTGAACGCCGACGACATCGAGAAGGAGCGCGAGATCCTGACCAACAAGGCGCTCAACGAGGGCAAGCCCCAGCAGATCGTGGACAAGATCGTCTCCGGGCAGATCGGCAAGTTCTACGAGGAGAAGGTGCTGCCCGAGCAGAAGTTCGTCAAGGACCAGAGCCTCACGGTGTCGAAGTACCTGGACGGCGCCCAGATCAAGCGCTTCGTGCGCTTCGAGATCGGCGCGTAA
- the pyrH gene encoding UMP kinase yields the protein MFKRVLLKLSGEFLAGESGFGINPEEASALARRIVEARAGTDVELAIVIGGGNLWRGARNGAGMDAATADYIGMLGTVMNAMALQDAMERAGQPTRVMSAIQMQAVAEPYIRRRAMRHLEKGRVVIFGGGNGAPFFTTDTTSTLRALEIGAEVVLMAKNQVDGVYDKDPRKHADARRFDTLTHMDVVEQRLEVMDATAITLCMDKGLPIVVFDLFEEGNLARLFRGERVGTLIQSA from the coding sequence ATGTTCAAACGCGTACTGCTCAAGCTGTCCGGTGAGTTCCTGGCGGGCGAGTCCGGCTTCGGCATCAACCCCGAGGAGGCGTCGGCGCTCGCCCGGCGGATCGTGGAGGCCCGCGCCGGAACGGACGTGGAACTCGCCATCGTGATCGGGGGCGGCAACCTGTGGCGCGGCGCCCGCAACGGGGCAGGCATGGACGCCGCCACCGCCGACTACATCGGGATGCTGGGCACCGTGATGAACGCGATGGCCCTGCAAGACGCGATGGAGCGGGCCGGACAGCCCACCCGCGTGATGTCCGCCATCCAGATGCAGGCGGTGGCCGAGCCCTACATCCGCCGCCGGGCGATGCGCCACCTCGAAAAGGGCCGCGTGGTGATCTTCGGGGGCGGCAACGGGGCACCCTTTTTCACGACCGACACCACCTCCACCCTGCGGGCACTGGAAATCGGCGCTGAGGTCGTCCTGATGGCGAAGAATCAGGTGGACGGCGTCTACGACAAAGACCCGCGCAAGCACGCGGACGCCCGCCGCTTCGACACGCTGACCCACATGGACGTGGTCGAGCAGCGGCTGGAGGTCATGGACGCCACCGCGATTACCCTCTGCATGGATAAGGGGCTGCCCATCGTGGTGTTCGACCTGTTCGAGGAAGGCAACCTCGCGCGGCTGTTCCGGGGCGAGCGGGTCGGGACGCTGATTCAGAGCGCCTGA
- the frr gene encoding ribosome recycling factor has translation MADMKSIQADARERMGKAIEALENNLSVLRTGRANPGILKKVLVDYYGSTMPIDQVASITTPDARTLVITPWDRGALNPIEKAIRDSDLGLNPNNKGDTIFISLPMLTEERRKDLVKNARNYAEEARVAVRSIRKQALDEVKKVEGVGDDDIKRGEAEVQKITDEYIARVDSTFHKKEQEILG, from the coding sequence ATGGCAGACATGAAATCCATTCAGGCCGACGCCCGCGAACGCATGGGCAAGGCCATCGAGGCGCTGGAAAACAACCTCTCGGTGCTGCGCACGGGCCGCGCCAACCCCGGCATTCTCAAGAAGGTGCTGGTGGACTACTACGGCTCCACCATGCCCATCGACCAGGTGGCGAGCATCACCACGCCCGACGCCCGCACGCTGGTCATCACGCCCTGGGACCGGGGGGCCTTGAACCCCATCGAGAAGGCGATCCGCGACAGCGACCTGGGCCTGAACCCCAACAACAAGGGCGACACCATCTTCATCAGCCTGCCCATGCTGACCGAGGAGCGGCGCAAGGACCTCGTCAAGAATGCCCGGAACTACGCGGAAGAAGCGCGGGTGGCCGTGCGGAGCATCCGCAAGCAGGCGCTCGACGAGGTCAAGAAGGTCGAGGGCGTGGGCGACGACGACATCAAGCGCGGCGAGGCCGAGGTCCAGAAGATCACCGACGAGTACATCGCGCGGGTGGACAGCACCTTCCACAAGAAGGAGCAGGAAATCCTCGGGTGA